In Meiothermus sp. QL-1, the sequence CCAGCGGGCAGCCCAAGCCCAGGCGGCCTGCCACTTTGCGCGCGAGATACTTCCCATAGAGATCCGGACCCGCCAGGGGGTGGAGCGGCTGGATAGGGACGAGGGGGTACGCCCTGAGACCACCCTGGAGGCCCTGGCCGCGCTTCGCCCGGCCTTCAGGAAGGACGGGGTGCTCACCGCCGGGAATGCTTCCCAGATCTCGGATGGCGCCGCGGCCCTGCTTCTGGCCAGCCCTGAGGCGGTGCAGCGCTATGGCCTAAAGCCGCTGGCCCGCATTCTGGGCAGTAGCTGGGCTGCAGGGGAGCCCTGGCGCTTCCCCGAGGCCCCCATCCCCGCGGTGCGCAAGCTTCTGGAAAGGCTGGGGCTTGGCCTGGCCGACTTCGACCTCTTCGAGAACAATGAGGCCTTCGCCCTGAACAACATCCTCTTCCACCGCCTCTTGGGGGTGCCCCTGGAGCAGCTCAACGTTCACGGGGGGGCCATCGCCCTGGGCCACCCCATCGGGGCCTCAGGCGCCCGAATTCTGGTCACCCTGATCCACGCCCTGCACACCCACAGCAAGGCCCGGGGCCTGGCCGCCATCTGCCACGGCACAGGGGGCTCGGCAGCGCTGGCGTTGGAAGCGGTGGCCTGAGTTAGGGCCGGACCGGCAGCAGCTCCTCCAGGCTCACCTCCTCGATGTGCCACTGGGCTTCTACCACCCGGTACTCGGCCTGGGTGGTGATGAAGTGGGCCGCCTCGCGCAGAACGGTTTCCACCCAGACCCCGTCGTGCCCGATAAGGCTGAAGCCCACCACCTCCCAGCAATGGTCGTCCTGTCCGGCCAGCCGGGCAGCGGACACGGGGAAACGGGCGCGCAGCCGCTCGATGATGGGCTTGACCAGGGCCCGCTTCTCCTTGAGGCTCCTGACCCAGGGCATTTCCAACCGCGCCGTGTAGACCCCCAGGTAGGCTTTCATGCTCCGATTCTAGGACCAGCCCGCGCGCCTTGGTAGGCAGCCTTGCGGCCGCCTCAAAATCCTTGCGTCTATGCGCAGGCGCCTAGGGCAGCCTCTTCATTTGGCCTTGAGAGCGGGTGGGCTATGATCGAGCCGTGTGGCCCCTGCTTCTTCTTCTCCTAGCCGCCTGCGCCCCCGTGGGGGACTTCCGCCTTCGGCCGGAGGCCGAGGCCCCGGTCCTGGAGCCAGGGCAGGCCCTCCACCTGGGCTTCCGCCTGGAGCGGCAGGGGTTCTACGCCCCCGTTTCCCTCCGCCTGGAAGGGCCCCCAGGCCTCCTTCACCCCGGCCCCCCTCCCCCAGGAGGCCTGGGGTACGCTCTGGAGCCCAACCCCCTCCTCGGGGAGGAGGGAACCCTCATCCTTTGGGCTGGCGAAGGTCTACCCCCTGGGGAGTACGTCCTAACCCTCAGGGGCAAGGGGGCAACCGTTCAAACCAACTGAGCCCCCGTACCAGTACGTCCTAACCCTCAGGGGCAAGGGGGCCCGGGGCGGGCTGGCAAGGGTGGTCCAGCTCCGCCTGGCCGTGCGGTCCGCCCCAGCCGGCTCTTTAGGAGACCTCCTGGAGGCCACCCCCACCCTCTATGGGGTGGCCTTCGGCGGAGGGTGGTTCCTGGCCTTTGGGGATAGGGGCCGGCTCCTTGCCTCCGCAGACGGCCTCCGCTGGCTTCCTAGGGAGACGGGCACCCAGGCTAAGCTCCTCGGTGTGGCCCATGGGAAGGGGACCTTCGTGGCCGTGGGCCAGGACGGTATCCTCCTGGCCTCCCGGGACGGCCGCGGATGGGTCCAGGTACCCCTGGACACCCGGGAGTGGCTCTATGGCGTAGCCTTCGGCAGGGGCCGCTTCGTAGCCGCGGGATCGGGGGGCTTGGCCCTGGTCTCCGAGGACGGTTGGCGGTGGCAGGGGGCCAGGGCCTTTGGGGAAGAGACCGTATCCGCCCTGGCCTTCGGGGAGCACGGGTTCGTGGCGGTGGGGCTTGGGGGTAGGGTCTACCGCTCCCCCGACGGCCTGGCCTGGACCCCCGTGGCCTCGGGCACCCGGGCCCACCTCCGGGGGGTGGCGTGGAGCGCCGGCCGCTACACGGTTGTGGGGGATGGGGGAACCCTCCTGGTCTCGGAGGACGGCCGAAGGTGGGAGGCCCTGCCCCCCATCTCTGAGGAGGACCTCCTGGGGGTGGCCTACGGGGAGAGCCGGTTCCTGGCGGTGGGGGCCCGGGGGGGCCTCCTCACCTCCCAGGACGGCCGATCTTGGGAGGCCCTCTCCCCCTACCCCGCCCCCCTCCATGGGGTGGCCCACGGCCACCGCCGCTTTGTAGCCGTGGGCCGGGGAGGGGTGGTGCTCACCACCCCCTAGCGAGGGGGGATTGGGGCCTGCGGGAGCTGCCTCCACCCGGTAGGCGCCGGGCCGGGGGAGGGGCCTCTTCGGGCCCCGGGTCACGCGGGGGCCTGGAGGACCATACCTAGGCCTGCTTCGCCGTCCATTGAGCAGCCGAAGCCG encodes:
- a CDS encoding DUF503 domain-containing protein; the encoded protein is MKAYLGVYTARLEMPWVRSLKEKRALVKPIIERLRARFPVSAARLAGQDDHCWEVVGFSLIGHDGVWVETVLREAAHFITTQAEYRVVEAQWHIEEVSLEELLPVRP
- a CDS encoding thiolase family protein, producing MREVYVVAAVRTPIGRFGGALRDFSPVELGAHVMRGALEQAGVEGAALDLVVFGQVLRAGHGQLPPRQAALRAGIPNTVDAYAVDMVCASGLQAVANGALAIRGGDAELVLVGGMESMSQAGFYLSARARWGYRYLAGAPEPLQDILQRDGLSDPFSGEAMGEQSERLAAEFGVTRTELDEVALASHQRAAQAQAACHFAREILPIEIRTRQGVERLDRDEGVRPETTLEALAALRPAFRKDGVLTAGNASQISDGAAALLLASPEAVQRYGLKPLARILGSSWAAGEPWRFPEAPIPAVRKLLERLGLGLADFDLFENNEAFALNNILFHRLLGVPLEQLNVHGGAIALGHPIGASGARILVTLIHALHTHSKARGLAAICHGTGGSAALALEAVA